One part of the Roseomonas gilardii genome encodes these proteins:
- a CDS encoding COG4223 family protein, producing MSDSPDKDTAPREQPGAQQGPRQEPQAAAGPSGSGGAPARSTLPPSPPPRKLDPAVLPILIGVLVLGGALAFLFLTPSGTVNSGETNRVRIAALEEKLASATERVQADERRMAALEQQAQQLATRPAGDPAALQDLGARLQGIETRDGESTKRLTDSLAALENDLQQRRQANEARLSAIEKNAGEASQQNAQRIQAIDGRVGEVENRAAARAAEAERSLSQRISEAEKQIAQRVADAEAAIAPRLAALDQSIAQRVQAATQELDRRVNAQNSALDQRLAAFDARVKQAESAERRVGFLAARGAIQSALEAGQPLKQPLAGLPGTPPPALQRYADTAPPTEAALRLSFEDAARAARAAAEPQGQGVMDSALARIQGLVTVRRGDQVVVGDTAAGHLEAARRALDAGDLAAALQRLDALPPESKAAMRGWLDQAQGLLAAQTALRTLAADRNGGAG from the coding sequence ATGAGCGATTCCCCCGACAAGGACACGGCCCCAAGGGAACAACCAGGGGCACAGCAGGGGCCTCGTCAGGAGCCGCAGGCGGCTGCCGGCCCGTCCGGGTCCGGCGGCGCGCCGGCACGTTCCACCCTCCCGCCCTCGCCGCCGCCTCGCAAGCTCGATCCGGCGGTGCTGCCCATCCTGATCGGTGTGCTGGTGCTGGGCGGCGCCCTCGCCTTCCTGTTCCTGACGCCCTCCGGCACGGTCAATTCCGGCGAGACCAACCGGGTCCGGATCGCGGCGCTGGAGGAGAAGCTCGCCTCCGCCACCGAGCGCGTGCAGGCCGACGAACGCCGCATGGCGGCATTGGAGCAGCAGGCTCAGCAGCTCGCCACGCGCCCGGCCGGCGACCCGGCCGCCCTTCAGGATCTCGGCGCCCGCCTGCAGGGCATCGAGACCCGGGACGGCGAAAGCACCAAGCGCCTGACCGACAGCCTCGCCGCCCTGGAGAACGACCTGCAGCAGCGCCGCCAGGCCAACGAGGCCCGGCTTTCGGCCATCGAAAAGAACGCCGGCGAGGCCAGCCAGCAGAACGCCCAGCGCATCCAGGCCATCGACGGCCGGGTCGGCGAGGTGGAGAACCGCGCCGCCGCCCGCGCCGCGGAGGCCGAGCGCAGCCTGTCGCAGCGCATCTCCGAGGCGGAGAAGCAGATCGCCCAGCGCGTCGCCGATGCCGAGGCCGCCATCGCGCCCCGGCTGGCGGCGCTGGACCAGAGCATCGCCCAGCGGGTGCAGGCCGCCACGCAGGAACTGGACCGCCGCGTCAACGCGCAGAACAGCGCGCTCGACCAGCGCCTCGCCGCCTTCGACGCCCGGGTGAAGCAGGCCGAGAGCGCCGAGCGCCGCGTGGGCTTCCTGGCCGCGCGGGGCGCCATCCAGTCCGCGCTGGAGGCCGGACAGCCGCTGAAGCAACCCCTTGCCGGCCTGCCCGGCACGCCGCCGCCCGCGCTGCAACGCTATGCGGACACGGCACCGCCGACCGAGGCCGCGCTACGCCTGAGCTTCGAGGACGCCGCCCGTGCCGCCCGCGCCGCCGCCGAGCCGCAAGGGCAGGGGGTCATGGACTCCGCCCTGGCGCGCATCCAGGGGCTGGTGACCGTGCGCCGGGGCGATCAGGTGGTGGTGGGCGACACCGCCGCCGGCCATCTGGAGGCCGCGCGCCGGGCGCTGGATGCCGGCGACCTCGCCGCGGCCCTGCAACGACTCGACGCGCTGCCGCCCGAATCCAAGGCCGCCATGCGCGGCTGGCTGGATCAGGCCCAGGGGCTGCTGGCGGCGCAGACCGCGCTGCGCACCCTCGCCGCGGACCGCAACGGGGGCGCCGGCTGA
- a CDS encoding MarC family NAAT transporter gives MSDLIQIPYYVGIVVIGILPIMNPLSTVPLVIALTRTMPAEERKRQIRLSTIYAASILIAFLLAGQLIISGFGISLPGIRVAGGLIILALGFRMIFTGQDETGPTHETVETANRPGQPDIAFTPLAMPSLSGPGSIAAVLGYSSQIPPGRMVLGYLVIALGIVITLFLAWLVLSSSFRIAQFLGRHGVMAMTKIMGFLLTCIAVQFIASGIHEFILSWHPQP, from the coding sequence ATGTCGGACCTGATCCAGATCCCCTACTATGTCGGCATCGTCGTGATCGGCATCCTGCCCATCATGAACCCGCTCAGCACGGTTCCGCTGGTGATCGCGCTGACCCGCACCATGCCGGCCGAGGAACGCAAGCGGCAGATCCGGCTGTCCACGATCTATGCCGCCTCGATCCTGATCGCCTTCCTGCTGGCTGGGCAGCTCATCATCAGCGGCTTCGGCATCTCCCTGCCCGGCATCCGCGTCGCGGGCGGGCTGATCATCCTGGCGCTCGGCTTCCGCATGATCTTCACGGGGCAGGACGAGACCGGCCCGACGCATGAGACGGTGGAGACCGCCAACCGCCCCGGCCAGCCCGACATCGCCTTCACGCCCCTGGCCATGCCGAGCCTGAGCGGCCCCGGCTCCATCGCCGCCGTGCTCGGCTACAGCTCGCAGATCCCTCCGGGGCGGATGGTGCTGGGCTATCTCGTGATCGCGCTCGGTATCGTCATCACGCTCTTCCTTGCCTGGCTGGTGCTGTCCTCCTCCTTCCGGATCGCGCAGTTCCTGGGGCGGCATGGCGTGATGGCGATGACGAAGATCATGGGCTTCCTGCTGACCTGCATCGCGGTGCAGTTCATCGCCTCGGGCATCCACGAATTCATCCTGTCCTGGCACCCGCAGCCCTGA
- a CDS encoding heme biosynthesis HemY N-terminal domain-containing protein, translating into MLRAIWLLIVLAVGVAFAWYLRNLGGAVEMRVGDVFVGLPLWVLLLILVVGFVVLHGLLRGWALLRSWPQRIRDRRTARYRTEGDAAVTRALVALASGTADQARMEIRRARKLLGDTPHTLLLTAEAERMSGREEAANAAFQALAEREDARFLGLRGLLRSAMQREDWPEAQRLAREAEAAQPGASWVREERALLAMRTHHWGEALALRAPGLSESALALAAAEEEQAPTRKAELEKRAFQADPGFAPAALAYAAQLRDLGSPRRSRAVLEESWKAAPHPDLARAYLAGEGDVLARVRAAEALVEPNRTHPESRLLLGRLALEASLVGRARTELEALAASGEADRRAYLALVDLERVEQGDTPAGRAGEAKWLRAAAAAAPEPRWVCGQCGQEHEAWAPVCDHCGTTGRIGWTAPYQRPPVPRAEKV; encoded by the coding sequence ATGCTTCGCGCCATCTGGCTGCTGATCGTCCTCGCGGTCGGCGTCGCCTTCGCCTGGTACCTGCGCAACCTCGGCGGCGCCGTCGAGATGCGGGTGGGCGATGTCTTCGTCGGCCTGCCGCTCTGGGTCCTGCTGCTGATCCTCGTGGTCGGCTTCGTGGTGCTGCACGGGCTGCTGCGGGGCTGGGCGCTGCTGCGCTCCTGGCCGCAGCGCATCCGTGACCGCCGCACCGCCCGCTACCGCACGGAAGGCGATGCCGCCGTGACCCGCGCCCTGGTGGCTCTGGCCTCCGGCACGGCCGACCAGGCGCGGATGGAGATCCGCCGCGCCCGCAAGCTGCTGGGGGACACGCCGCACACCCTGCTGCTGACCGCCGAGGCGGAGCGCATGAGCGGGCGGGAGGAGGCGGCCAACGCCGCCTTCCAGGCCCTGGCCGAGCGCGAGGACGCCCGCTTCCTGGGCCTGCGCGGGCTGCTGCGTTCCGCCATGCAGCGGGAGGACTGGCCCGAGGCGCAGCGTCTGGCGCGCGAGGCCGAGGCGGCTCAGCCCGGCGCCTCCTGGGTGCGGGAGGAGCGGGCGCTGCTCGCCATGCGCACGCATCACTGGGGTGAGGCGCTGGCGCTGCGGGCGCCGGGCCTTTCCGAATCCGCCCTGGCCCTGGCCGCGGCGGAAGAGGAGCAGGCCCCGACCCGCAAGGCGGAGCTGGAGAAGCGCGCCTTCCAGGCCGATCCGGGCTTTGCCCCCGCCGCCCTGGCCTATGCGGCGCAACTACGCGACCTCGGCTCCCCCCGCCGCTCGCGCGCGGTGCTGGAAGAAAGCTGGAAGGCCGCACCGCATCCGGATCTTGCCCGCGCCTATCTGGCCGGCGAAGGCGATGTCCTGGCCCGGGTGCGCGCGGCCGAGGCCCTGGTGGAGCCGAACCGCACCCATCCGGAAAGCCGCCTGCTGCTCGGGCGGCTGGCGCTGGAGGCCTCGCTGGTCGGCCGGGCCCGCACGGAGCTGGAGGCGCTGGCGGCCAGCGGCGAGGCCGATCGCCGTGCCTATCTCGCCCTGGTGGATCTGGAGCGGGTGGAGCAGGGGGACACCCCCGCCGGCCGCGCCGGGGAGGCGAAATGGCTGCGCGCCGCCGCCGCCGCCGCGCCGGAGCCCCGCTGGGTCTGCGGCCAGTGCGGACAGGAGCACGAGGCCTGGGCACCGGTCTGCGACCATTGCGGCACCACCGGCCGCATCGGCTGGACGGCTCCCTATCAGCGCCCGCCCGTCCCGCGCGCGGAAAAGGTGTAA
- a CDS encoding dihydrodipicolinate synthase family protein, whose product MTKTREECLTALRGISGILVTPYDRDGAIAPAALEPIIARAAKAGVHGLTVNGNTGEFYSLSFAEAERMQAEVPGMVAGRAAVIAGVGRSIVEAEKLARVAKQAGADMLMVHQPPDPFCAPRGIKAYLQRVAEAGELPIVLYLRNDSMGIDRIVELASLPGVVGVKWATPNVMLLAQAVRRTAHLGVNWTCGLAEPWAPPMYGVGARGFTSGLINVVPERSVAIHAALERGDLAAARENIEAIDPFEVLRAQELGGANVSVVKAALQLMGEDAGPARPPAAWPLTPEAQDTLVQLLRDWGLTARKAA is encoded by the coding sequence ATGACAAAGACCCGGGAAGAATGCCTCACCGCCCTGCGCGGCATCTCCGGCATCCTGGTGACGCCCTATGACCGCGACGGCGCCATCGCGCCAGCGGCGCTGGAGCCCATCATCGCCCGCGCCGCGAAGGCCGGCGTCCACGGCCTGACCGTGAACGGCAATACGGGCGAGTTCTACTCGCTCTCCTTCGCCGAAGCCGAGCGCATGCAGGCCGAGGTCCCGGGCATGGTCGCCGGGCGTGCCGCCGTGATCGCCGGCGTGGGCCGCTCCATCGTCGAGGCGGAGAAGCTCGCCCGCGTGGCGAAGCAGGCCGGCGCCGACATGCTGATGGTGCACCAGCCGCCCGATCCGTTCTGCGCCCCGCGCGGCATCAAGGCCTATCTCCAGCGGGTGGCCGAGGCCGGCGAGCTTCCCATCGTCCTCTACCTGCGCAACGACAGCATGGGCATCGACCGCATCGTCGAGCTCGCCAGCCTGCCCGGCGTCGTCGGCGTGAAATGGGCCACCCCCAATGTCATGCTGCTGGCTCAGGCCGTGCGCCGCACCGCGCATCTCGGCGTCAACTGGACCTGCGGCCTGGCCGAGCCCTGGGCCCCGCCGATGTATGGCGTGGGCGCGCGCGGCTTCACCTCCGGCCTGATCAATGTCGTGCCCGAGCGTTCCGTCGCCATCCATGCGGCGCTGGAGCGCGGCGACCTCGCCGCGGCGCGCGAGAACATCGAGGCGATCGACCCCTTCGAGGTGCTGCGCGCGCAGGAGCTCGGCGGCGCCAATGTTTCCGTGGTGAAGGCGGCACTGCAGCTGATGGGCGAGGATGCCGGCCCCGCTCGTCCGCCCGCAGCCTGGCCGCTCACGCCAGAGGCGCAGGACACGCTGGTGCAGCTTTTGCGGGACTGGGGCCTCACCGCGCGCAAGGCGGCCTGA
- a CDS encoding GntR family transcriptional regulator, whose product MNGLQPLSQSETASLSERVYHRLRDAIAMGRLAPRTRVSERGLAARLGVSPAPVRESLRRLEMEGLVVTLPRRGTLVADFGPSQLEEMGRIRVALEAVAAGLAARNATPEDIARLAGQLDAMRAATGAGDAGRLAEANTRFHEMIRDMAGNAMLETTLRSLRGYDQVGRQRSLATPGEFTRALAEHTELLDALRLGDQDRAELLMRAHGLRSLRQASLHPAQQRADASMEEDGMADSLAIADPDGSGRNSSNQKRRTTT is encoded by the coding sequence ATGAACGGCCTCCAGCCACTCTCGCAGAGCGAAACGGCCTCGCTCTCGGAACGTGTCTATCACCGGTTGCGCGACGCCATCGCCATGGGCCGCCTCGCGCCGCGCACCCGTGTCTCCGAGCGCGGCCTTGCCGCCCGCCTCGGCGTCTCCCCCGCCCCCGTCCGCGAATCCCTGCGGCGGCTGGAGATGGAAGGGCTCGTCGTCACCTTGCCGCGCCGCGGCACGCTTGTCGCCGATTTCGGCCCCAGCCAGCTGGAGGAAATGGGGCGCATCCGCGTCGCCCTGGAAGCCGTCGCCGCCGGGCTTGCCGCCCGCAACGCCACGCCCGAGGACATCGCCCGCCTCGCCGGGCAGCTCGACGCCATGCGGGCCGCCACCGGGGCAGGCGACGCCGGCCGCCTCGCCGAGGCCAATACCCGCTTCCACGAGATGATCCGTGACATGGCCGGCAACGCCATGCTGGAAACGACGCTGCGCTCCCTGCGCGGCTATGACCAGGTCGGCCGCCAGCGCAGCCTCGCCACTCCAGGCGAGTTCACCCGTGCCCTGGCGGAGCACACCGAGCTGCTGGACGCCCTGCGCCTGGGCGACCAGGACCGCGCCGAGCTGTTGATGCGCGCGCATGGCCTGCGCTCGCTGCGCCAGGCCTCCTTGCATCCGGCCCAGCAGCGGGCCGACGCCTCCATGGAGGAGGACGGGATGGCCGACAGCCTCGCCATCGCCGACCCGGACGGCTCCGGACGGAACAGTTCCAACCAGAAGAGGAGGACGACGACATGA
- a CDS encoding CDC48 family AAA ATPase → MAEDSKSAQVQVANARPEDVGKGAARVSRRIMQELGLQPGDVLEVVGQRHTAVIPIPPFPEDEDLEIIRLDGLQRANAGVSAGERIEVRRAQVKPASRVVLGPAQKNLRLSGSGEALRRTFMGRPVVAGDVISTSVYHRPERGADGIPDEVYRRFFEQQTYALQEIRLVVVETTPKGIVRVDQHTEFEVLPQYAEPKEVRRADVTYDDIGGLGNAVDQVREMVELPLRHPELFQRLGIDPPKGVILHGPPGTGKTLLAKAVANESEANFFSIAGPEIMGSQYGESEKRLREIFEQAGKQSPSIIFIDEIDSIAPKRDETRGEVERRIVAQLLTLMDGLEPRQNVVVIAATNRVDAIDEALRRPGRFDREIVIGVPDEPGRRQILSIHTRGMPLADDVDLDALARSTYGYVGADMSALAREAAMDAVRRILPQINLREGIPPEILADLRVCRQDFENAMKRIQPSALREIMIQVPNVSWEDVGGLEETRTQLRDGIELPLRHPDAFRRLGIRPAKGFLLFGPPGTGKTLMAKAVAREASANFIATKSSDLLSKWYGESEQQVSRLFARARQVAPTVIFIDEIDSLVPARGGSLGEPAVTERVVNTILAEMDGLEELQSVVVIGATNRPNLLDPALLRPGRFDELVYVPVPDEAGRLHILRIQTKDMPLTDDVDLADLAKRSQGYTGADLGDVVRRAGLLALRGDIASPAVGRTQFEQALRESRPSVTPEMEQEYEQLRRSLKQQGPLTQRPRIGFQLD, encoded by the coding sequence ATGGCCGAGGACAGCAAGAGCGCGCAGGTGCAGGTGGCGAATGCCCGCCCCGAGGATGTCGGCAAGGGGGCCGCGCGGGTCAGCCGGCGCATCATGCAGGAACTCGGCCTCCAGCCCGGCGACGTGCTGGAGGTCGTCGGCCAGCGGCACACCGCCGTGATCCCGATCCCGCCCTTCCCGGAGGACGAGGACCTGGAGATCATCCGCCTGGACGGGTTGCAGCGCGCCAATGCCGGCGTCTCGGCCGGGGAGCGGATCGAGGTCCGCCGCGCCCAGGTGAAGCCCGCGAGCCGCGTGGTGCTCGGCCCGGCGCAGAAGAACCTGCGGCTTTCCGGCTCCGGCGAGGCACTGCGTCGGACCTTCATGGGCCGGCCGGTGGTCGCCGGGGACGTGATCTCCACCTCGGTCTACCACCGGCCCGAACGCGGCGCCGACGGCATCCCGGACGAGGTCTATCGCCGCTTCTTCGAGCAGCAGACCTATGCCCTGCAGGAAATCCGCCTCGTCGTGGTGGAAACCACGCCCAAGGGCATCGTCCGCGTCGACCAGCACACCGAGTTCGAGGTCCTGCCCCAGTACGCGGAGCCGAAGGAGGTCCGCCGCGCCGACGTCACCTATGACGACATCGGCGGGCTGGGGAATGCGGTGGACCAGGTGCGGGAGATGGTGGAACTGCCGCTGCGCCATCCCGAGCTCTTCCAGCGCCTGGGCATCGACCCGCCGAAGGGCGTGATCCTCCACGGCCCGCCCGGCACCGGCAAGACGCTGCTGGCCAAGGCGGTGGCCAACGAGTCCGAGGCCAACTTCTTCTCCATCGCCGGTCCCGAGATCATGGGCAGCCAGTACGGCGAGTCCGAGAAGCGGCTGCGCGAGATCTTCGAGCAGGCGGGCAAGCAGTCCCCCTCCATCATCTTCATCGACGAGATCGACAGCATCGCGCCCAAGCGCGACGAGACGCGCGGCGAGGTCGAGCGCCGCATCGTCGCGCAGCTCCTGACCCTGATGGACGGGCTGGAGCCGCGCCAGAACGTGGTGGTCATCGCCGCCACCAACCGCGTCGATGCGATCGACGAGGCGCTGCGCCGCCCGGGCCGCTTCGACCGGGAGATCGTGATCGGCGTGCCGGACGAGCCGGGGCGCCGCCAGATCCTGAGCATCCACACGCGCGGCATGCCGCTGGCCGACGACGTGGACCTCGATGCGCTGGCGCGCTCCACCTATGGCTATGTCGGCGCGGACATGTCGGCCCTGGCGCGGGAGGCGGCGATGGATGCGGTGCGGCGCATCCTGCCGCAGATCAACCTGCGGGAGGGCATCCCGCCCGAGATCCTGGCCGACCTGCGCGTCTGCCGGCAGGATTTCGAGAATGCGATGAAGCGCATCCAGCCCTCGGCCCTGCGCGAGATCATGATCCAGGTGCCCAACGTGTCCTGGGAGGATGTCGGCGGGCTGGAGGAAACGCGCACGCAGCTCCGCGACGGCATCGAGCTGCCGCTGAGGCATCCCGATGCCTTCCGGCGGCTGGGCATCCGCCCGGCGAAGGGCTTCCTGCTCTTCGGGCCGCCGGGCACCGGCAAGACGCTGATGGCCAAGGCCGTGGCGCGGGAGGCGAGTGCCAACTTCATCGCCACCAAATCCTCCGACCTGCTCTCGAAATGGTATGGCGAGTCCGAGCAGCAGGTGAGCCGCCTCTTCGCCCGGGCCCGGCAGGTGGCGCCGACGGTGATCTTCATCGACGAGATCGACAGCCTGGTGCCGGCGCGCGGCGGCAGCCTGGGCGAGCCCGCGGTGACGGAGCGCGTGGTGAACACCATCCTGGCCGAGATGGATGGGCTGGAGGAATTGCAGAGCGTGGTGGTGATCGGCGCCACCAACCGGCCGAACCTGCTGGACCCGGCCCTGCTGCGCCCCGGCCGCTTCGACGAGCTGGTCTATGTCCCCGTGCCGGACGAGGCCGGGCGGCTGCATATCCTCCGCATCCAGACCAAGGACATGCCTCTGACCGACGACGTGGACCTCGCGGACCTGGCGAAGCGCAGCCAGGGCTACACGGGCGCCGATCTGGGCGACGTGGTGCGCCGGGCCGGCCTGCTCGCCCTGCGCGGCGACATCGCCAGCCCGGCGGTGGGCCGTACGCAGTTCGAGCAGGCGCTGCGGGAATCCCGCCCCTCGGTGACGCCGGAGATGGAGCAGGAATACGAGCAACTCCGCCGCAGCCTGAAGCAGCAGGGGCCCCTGACGCAGCGGCCGCGCATCGGCTTCCAGCTGGACTGA
- a CDS encoding epoxide hydrolase family protein: MTPFRVDWTDGTVEPVLDRVRRHEFAPAPAGEGWRYGCDAGFLREFSRFWAEDYDWRAAAERLNRFPQFVAEVDGVEIHFLHLVGEAQGKRPLLMSHGWPGSHREFWKVAEPLAFPSRHGGRAEDAFDLVIPSLPNFGFSAKPAETIDQRRVAALFDGLMTRVLGYRRYRAHGGDWGALITALLGLHHAPSLEAIHLTMLFPRPGAAPDTEEEKAWAAKFPGIEQRLGGYRHLQGSKPQSLSWAVGNSPVGQAAWILERFHDWSDRRERPFEAVFSREDLLDNIMIYVMTGAFHSSIRFYAAAMEGGFRSLPPGVRVEVPTAFACFPDPLHPWPPRGFAEKGFNVTRYTPMPHGGHFAALEAPDLLVADLREWALGG; the protein is encoded by the coding sequence ATGACCCCCTTTCGCGTGGACTGGACGGATGGAACCGTGGAACCCGTCCTGGATCGGGTGCGGCGCCATGAATTCGCCCCGGCGCCGGCAGGGGAGGGATGGCGCTACGGCTGCGACGCCGGATTCCTGCGCGAATTCTCCCGCTTCTGGGCGGAGGACTATGACTGGCGCGCGGCGGCGGAGCGGCTGAACCGCTTTCCGCAATTCGTGGCGGAGGTGGACGGGGTGGAGATCCACTTCCTGCATCTGGTGGGTGAGGCGCAGGGGAAGCGGCCCCTGCTGATGAGCCATGGCTGGCCCGGCTCGCACCGGGAGTTCTGGAAGGTCGCGGAACCGCTGGCCTTTCCCTCGCGCCATGGCGGACGGGCGGAGGATGCCTTCGACCTGGTGATCCCCTCGCTGCCGAATTTCGGCTTCTCGGCCAAACCGGCGGAGACGATCGACCAGCGGCGGGTGGCGGCGCTCTTCGACGGGCTGATGACACGCGTCCTGGGCTATCGCCGCTACCGCGCTCATGGCGGCGACTGGGGCGCGCTGATAACCGCATTGCTGGGCCTGCACCATGCCCCCAGCCTGGAGGCGATCCATCTGACCATGCTCTTCCCCCGCCCCGGCGCCGCGCCGGACACGGAGGAGGAGAAGGCATGGGCGGCGAAGTTCCCCGGGATCGAGCAGCGCCTGGGCGGCTACCGGCATCTCCAGGGCAGCAAGCCGCAGAGCCTGTCCTGGGCGGTGGGCAACAGCCCGGTGGGGCAGGCGGCCTGGATCCTGGAGCGTTTCCACGACTGGTCGGACCGGCGGGAGCGGCCGTTCGAGGCGGTGTTCAGCCGCGAGGACCTGCTCGACAACATCATGATCTACGTGATGACCGGGGCCTTCCACTCCTCCATCCGCTTCTACGCGGCGGCGATGGAAGGCGGCTTCCGCAGCCTGCCGCCGGGCGTGCGGGTGGAGGTGCCGACGGCCTTCGCCTGTTTCCCGGACCCGCTGCACCCCTGGCCGCCGCGGGGCTTCGCGGAAAAGGGGTTCAACGTCACGCGCTACACGCCCATGCCGCATGGCGGGCACTTCGCGGCGCTGGAGGCGCCGGACCTGCTGGTGGCGGATCTGCGGGAATGGGCGCTGGGCGGGTGA
- a CDS encoding SMP-30/gluconolactonase/LRE family protein has protein sequence MNTTRRGLLAAAGGIAATAALARPALAQSFAFAPNQRYPDPAVQILDPSFAKYRIYSSTLEQVATGMRWAEGPAYFPASGDAGGYLLCSDIPNNRIMKYSEKDGSFTVFRAPSNFSNGNVRDRQGRLVTCEHSVTRRVTRTEKDGSITVLADSYGGKRLNAPNDIVVKSDDTIWFTDPTFGINGEWEGFRATPEQPTTNVYRIGTDGKLTAVLTDLVNPNGLAFSPDEKKLYVVEWKGTPNRSIWSYDVQPDGTLSGKTKLIDAADQGALDGFKVDRDGNLWCGWGSNGLLEAEPRDVGGRKVYELRGRSEDLDGVMVFNPQGKAIGFIRLPERCPNLVFGGPKNNRLYMTSSHSIYAMTFEAHGAV, from the coding sequence ATGAACACCACACGACGCGGCCTGCTGGCCGCCGCCGGCGGCATTGCCGCGACTGCCGCCCTGGCCCGGCCGGCCCTGGCGCAGTCCTTCGCCTTCGCGCCGAACCAGCGCTATCCCGATCCGGCGGTGCAGATCCTCGATCCCAGCTTCGCGAAGTACCGGATCTACAGCAGCACGCTGGAACAGGTCGCCACGGGGATGCGCTGGGCCGAGGGGCCGGCCTATTTCCCCGCCAGCGGGGATGCGGGCGGCTACCTGCTGTGCAGCGACATCCCCAACAACCGGATCATGAAGTACAGCGAGAAGGATGGCAGCTTCACCGTCTTCCGCGCGCCGTCCAACTTCTCGAACGGCAATGTGCGGGACCGGCAGGGCAGGCTCGTCACCTGCGAGCATTCCGTCACCCGCCGCGTCACCCGCACGGAGAAGGACGGCTCCATCACCGTCCTGGCCGACAGCTACGGGGGCAAGCGGCTCAACGCGCCGAACGACATCGTGGTGAAGTCGGACGACACGATCTGGTTCACCGACCCCACCTTCGGCATCAACGGCGAATGGGAGGGCTTCCGCGCCACGCCGGAACAGCCCACCACCAATGTCTATCGCATCGGCACGGACGGGAAGCTGACGGCGGTCCTCACCGATCTGGTCAATCCCAACGGCCTCGCCTTCTCCCCCGATGAGAAGAAGCTCTATGTCGTCGAGTGGAAGGGCACGCCCAACCGCAGCATCTGGAGCTATGACGTGCAGCCGGACGGCACGCTCTCCGGCAAGACCAAGCTGATCGATGCCGCCGACCAGGGTGCGCTGGACGGGTTCAAGGTGGACCGGGACGGCAATCTCTGGTGCGGCTGGGGCAGCAACGGGCTGCTGGAGGCCGAGCCGCGCGATGTCGGAGGCCGCAAGGTCTATGAACTGCGCGGCAGGTCCGAGGATCTCGATGGGGTGATGGTCTTCAACCCGCAGGGCAAGGCGATCGGCTTCATCCGCCTGCCGGAACGCTGCCCGAACCTGGTCTTCGGCGGGCCGAAGAACAACCGCCTCTACATGACCAGTTCGCACTCGATCTACGCCATGACCTTCGAGGCGCACGGGGCGGTCTGA